One Aciduliprofundum boonei T469 genomic region harbors:
- a CDS encoding PPC domain-containing protein — translation MRAAKILVTTIAAAMIFTGFFAIFAAAEGTSFDDAKVIGQGTYSGMVTSDYYYKVNVPAYKAILVTLTAGNNAWVSLQIYNNERQDVGLWGHASANDGEKDYAFYDGKSVTSYAVYIKISNLHFFTSSNYTIQIEFRPGDVMAGAQEIEPGKNISGMLKGSLEAHWYKINVPPYKALLVTLTAKSNSEIELELYNKNRESIGSPAYAENGGSDTTFYDAKSTSSYTVYLRIANSKLSEYSGYTLRAEFRPGDVMAGAQGISNGQTISDEIKCSFEAHWYKINVPKGKLLNVSFTSNGGEIDVTLYNSAGNVVDWKYGTKGYVNTETLGESGTIYIKVTAYEYHNTVNYTITPHLKTGSSDVEQMSNVIATTCLGGIIIAIVIIVLIIILIVKVSRGKKEKTQIQQPPKTP, via the coding sequence ATGAGAGCTGCTAAAATATTAGTGACCACCATTGCTGCCGCAATGATTTTTACTGGGTTTTTTGCCATATTTGCGGCAGCAGAGGGAACAAGTTTTGATGACGCAAAAGTAATTGGCCAGGGAACTTATAGTGGAATGGTTACTAGTGACTACTATTATAAGGTAAATGTACCAGCATATAAGGCAATCTTAGTGACTTTGACTGCAGGAAATAACGCGTGGGTATCTCTCCAAATATATAATAATGAAAGACAAGATGTAGGATTATGGGGTCATGCTAGTGCAAATGATGGTGAAAAAGATTACGCATTTTATGATGGAAAATCAGTCACTTCCTATGCGGTATATATCAAAATATCAAATCTTCACTTTTTTACATCTAGTAATTATACTATACAAATCGAGTTTAGACCGGGAGATGTTATGGCTGGCGCACAGGAAATAGAGCCTGGCAAGAATATATCAGGTATGTTGAAAGGTTCATTAGAAGCACATTGGTACAAAATAAATGTTCCACCTTACAAGGCACTTTTAGTTACACTCACAGCAAAAAGTAACTCAGAAATAGAACTAGAACTGTATAACAAAAATCGTGAAAGTATTGGTTCACCGGCATATGCAGAGAATGGGGGTAGCGATACAACATTTTATGATGCCAAGTCTACATCTTCTTATACTGTATATCTCAGAATTGCTAATTCCAAACTTTCGGAATATAGTGGATATACCCTAAGAGCCGAGTTTAGACCGGGAGATGTTATGGCCGGTGCTCAAGGGATTTCAAATGGACAAACAATTTCTGATGAAATAAAATGCTCTTTTGAGGCACATTGGTATAAAATAAATGTTCCCAAAGGAAAATTACTAAATGTCTCATTTACCAGCAATGGTGGAGAGATAGATGTTACCTTATATAATTCCGCCGGCAATGTAGTAGACTGGAAATACGGAACAAAAGGATATGTAAACACAGAAACTTTGGGGGAATCTGGAACAATTTATATTAAAGTTACTGCATATGAATATCACAACACGGTTAACTATACAATAACTCCACATTTAAAAACCGGTTCTTCGGATGTAGAACAAATGAGTAATGTCATAGCTACAACATGCCTTGGAGGAATAATAATAGCCATAGTTATCATAGTTCTTATTATAATATTGATTGTAAAGGTATCAAGAGGCAAAAAAGAGAAGACACAAATACAACAACCACCGAAAACTCCTTAA
- a CDS encoding AbrB/MazE/SpoVT family DNA-binding domain-containing protein yields the protein MKKDFFALAKVTIRKQIAIPKKVQDKLGGVEEGEYILFYEENGRIYIRKGKIKPL from the coding sequence ATGAAAAAAGATTTCTTTGCTTTAGCAAAAGTTACTATAAGAAAGCAGATAGCAATTCCCAAGAAGGTGCAGGATAAATTGGGTGGTGTTGAAGAAGGCGAGTACATACTTTTTTACGAAGAAAATGGTAGAATATACATAAGAAAGGGTAAAATCAAGCCCTTATAA
- the sepF gene encoding cell division protein SepF encodes MPSFLKRRLKPEGFGTPQPRKYIDLNEYDTGVDITATGPMVRVAEIYRYEDLRHLSDFVYNGDVLILDYTSIANDDLTLRRIISELKSIAKDVNGDVAGIGKNFLMVTPTGMKISRKKIRGTE; translated from the coding sequence ATGCCAAGTTTTCTGAAGAGGAGGTTAAAGCCAGAGGGTTTCGGTACACCGCAGCCAAGGAAGTATATAGATTTGAATGAGTATGATACTGGAGTTGATATAACTGCCACTGGCCCAATGGTCAGGGTGGCTGAGATTTACAGATATGAGGATTTGCGACATCTCTCCGATTTTGTGTATAACGGAGATGTTTTGATATTGGATTACACATCTATAGCAAATGACGATTTGACTTTGAGACGCATAATAAGTGAGCTCAAGAGCATAGCTAAGGATGTTAACGGCGATGTTGCGGGGATTGGCAAGAATTTCTTGATGGTTACTCCTACGGGAATGAAGATAAGCAGAAAGAAGATAAGGGGTACTGAATAA
- the rsmA gene encoding 16S rRNA (adenine(1518)-N(6)/adenine(1519)-N(6))-dimethyltransferase RsmA, producing the protein MSRYSQNFLINPKIADYIVKEAEIKPNDIVLEIGPGKGILTGKLLEKCEVYAIEIDKTLCEYLNIIFQDDIKDGRLHLICGDALKVNFPKFNKIVANIPYHISSPLLFKILEYEFERGILMLQYEFAERLVAKPGSKRYGRLSVMMYYNGEARILKRVKRGNFRPVPRVDSAIVKITKKDRFCYDKDKLNEFVRKLFEQRRKKIRNILGEVPYGDRRVEELSPEEICEVVQYADRIRN; encoded by the coding sequence ATGTCCCGTTACAGCCAGAACTTCTTAATAAATCCAAAAATTGCAGACTATATCGTCAAAGAAGCAGAGATAAAGCCAAACGATATAGTTTTGGAGATAGGCCCAGGAAAGGGCATACTAACGGGCAAACTTCTTGAAAAATGCGAAGTTTACGCTATTGAGATTGATAAAACGCTGTGTGAATACCTGAACATAATTTTTCAAGATGATATAAAGGATGGTAGATTGCATCTTATATGCGGAGATGCCTTAAAGGTTAATTTTCCTAAATTCAATAAGATTGTAGCAAATATTCCTTATCACATTTCCTCACCTCTCCTCTTTAAAATTTTAGAGTACGAGTTTGAGAGGGGCATACTTATGCTTCAATATGAATTCGCTGAACGCTTGGTTGCAAAACCAGGGAGCAAAAGATATGGCAGGTTAAGTGTGATGATGTACTACAACGGTGAAGCGAGGATATTGAAAAGGGTAAAGAGGGGCAATTTCAGGCCAGTACCAAGGGTCGATTCTGCAATAGTCAAAATAACAAAAAAAGATAGATTCTGCTACGATAAGGATAAATTGAATGAATTTGTACGCAAACTTTTTGAACAAAGGAGAAAGAAGATAAGAAATATATTAGGAGAGGTACCATACGGAGATAGGCGAGTGGAAGAACTGAGCCCAGAGGAAATATGCGAGGTGGTGCAGTATGCGGATAGGATTCGTAATTAA
- a CDS encoding transposase, translating to MSRKLELYKIVKIGLRAMKRAKLPLYWSKYSRKDYTLHQHIMLIVLVQYAGSIERMLQIVREMRKIKRVMRLKKIPHKSTISRELRRIPERWIRIVLREIVKIMGIPNKFAVDSTGIQIYYRSYYYTQRIGEVGKIREGLKLHAAVDIERKLITNAIVTKWHTNDSPYLIPLLEEERVKEVYADKGYDSLRNIRFVLNKGGTPYIAIRNKARRGLRRRLLEKSKSPDWKKKYSHRNVIESVFHSFKRVVGDYIFSHSFSGASKLLLFKVLAYDLYV from the coding sequence ATGAGCAGGAAATTAGAGTTATACAAGATTGTGAAGATAGGATTAAGAGCAATGAAGAGGGCGAAACTCCCGCTTTACTGGAGCAAGTATTCTAGGAAGGACTACACTCTGCACCAGCACATAATGCTGATAGTGCTGGTGCAGTATGCAGGAAGCATAGAAAGAATGCTCCAGATTGTGCGAGAAATGAGAAAGATAAAGAGGGTAATGAGATTGAAGAAAATCCCCCATAAAAGCACAATTTCAAGAGAGTTGAGAAGAATACCAGAACGATGGATTCGCATTGTGCTTAGAGAAATAGTGAAAATAATGGGAATACCCAATAAATTTGCAGTGGATTCCACAGGTATTCAAATTTATTACCGTTCATACTACTACACACAGCGAATCGGAGAAGTAGGAAAAATAAGAGAAGGATTGAAATTGCATGCTGCTGTGGATATTGAGAGGAAGCTCATTACCAATGCAATAGTTACAAAATGGCACACTAACGATTCACCGTACCTCATTCCTCTTTTGGAGGAAGAGAGAGTAAAAGAAGTGTATGCAGATAAGGGCTATGATTCTCTACGTAACATACGATTTGTTCTGAATAAAGGAGGAACTCCATACATAGCAATCCGTAATAAAGCAAGAAGAGGATTGCGAAGGAGATTGTTAGAAAAGAGCAAATCACCTGACTGGAAAAAGAAGTACTCGCATAGAAATGTAATTGAATCAGTCTTCCACTCTTTCAAAAGAGTTGTTGGAGATTACATATTTTCCCATTCTTTCTCTGGTGCTTCTAAACTCCTGCTCTTCAAAGTTCTTGCCTATGATCTCTATGTCTAA
- a CDS encoding RNA polymerase Rpb4 family protein, with protein MAKYLTLAEVKDILREENEKRDLNSLQKSALAHAEEFAKLSAEDSRKLVEELMQLDFVDERHAVKIADILPIHPDQVRVLYTKEKIVLPPEDIKKILDIVAKYI; from the coding sequence ATGGCTAAATACCTCACTCTTGCGGAGGTTAAGGATATTCTTAGAGAGGAGAATGAAAAGAGAGATTTGAATTCCTTACAAAAATCTGCATTAGCTCATGCTGAGGAATTTGCAAAACTTAGTGCTGAAGATTCCAGGAAGCTTGTAGAGGAGCTTATGCAACTTGATTTTGTAGATGAGAGACATGCTGTAAAAATTGCAGATATATTACCAATACATCCAGACCAGGTTAGAGTTCTTTATACAAAAGAGAAAATAGTTCTTCCCCCTGAAGACATAAAGAAGATTCTGGATATTGTGGCCAAGTACATCTAA
- a CDS encoding ATP-NAD kinase family protein — translation MRIGFVINPIAGMGGAVALKGTDGVLDEAIKRGARPIAAKRAREFLKNLKGNIEFLTASGKMGENILKEFEFPYKLVYNAPENTSAEDTKRAVKEFVKENARLIVFVGGDGTARDVVEIADSKIPILGVPSGVKMYSSIFAVNPQKAAEVVVYFLEGKTKLMDSEVLDIDEDAYRKNKLRIKLFAYAKTPYVEDLIQSSKSEYVDEEEEEDKKWIAEFFVENMDRNTLYLLGAGTTVNKIAEALGVEKTLLGVDGLYNGKIIARDLSENDILKLIDKYPKVKIVITPIGSQGFIFGRGNQQFSERVLEKVGKENIIIVATPRKVRELKKLRIDLENAQKFRGYYKVLVGYGKYKLMRVE, via the coding sequence ATGCGGATAGGATTCGTAATTAATCCAATTGCTGGAATGGGTGGAGCTGTGGCTCTCAAGGGCACAGATGGAGTTTTAGATGAGGCAATAAAGCGGGGAGCAAGGCCCATAGCGGCAAAGAGGGCAAGGGAGTTTTTAAAGAATTTGAAGGGGAATATTGAATTTCTTACGGCATCTGGAAAAATGGGAGAGAACATTTTGAAAGAATTTGAGTTTCCATACAAACTCGTTTATAATGCTCCTGAAAACACAAGCGCGGAGGATACAAAGAGAGCAGTAAAGGAGTTTGTGAAGGAAAATGCAAGGCTCATAGTTTTTGTAGGTGGAGATGGGACTGCAAGGGATGTTGTAGAGATTGCCGATTCAAAAATACCAATTTTGGGCGTGCCAAGTGGCGTTAAAATGTACTCTTCAATCTTTGCAGTTAATCCTCAAAAAGCGGCAGAAGTTGTGGTATATTTTTTAGAGGGAAAAACAAAATTGATGGATTCTGAAGTGCTGGACATCGATGAAGATGCTTACCGAAAAAATAAGTTGAGAATAAAACTATTTGCCTATGCAAAAACTCCCTATGTAGAAGATTTAATTCAAAGCAGCAAGAGCGAGTATGTAGATGAGGAAGAGGAGGAAGATAAAAAATGGATCGCTGAGTTTTTTGTGGAAAATATGGATAGAAACACATTATATCTCCTAGGTGCTGGAACCACTGTTAATAAAATTGCAGAAGCTTTGGGCGTGGAAAAAACGCTTCTCGGCGTGGATGGACTCTACAACGGGAAAATAATTGCGAGGGACTTAAGCGAAAATGATATTTTGAAATTGATAGATAAGTATCCAAAGGTAAAGATAGTTATCACGCCCATTGGTTCTCAAGGATTTATCTTCGGGCGTGGTAACCAGCAATTTAGTGAGAGAGTTTTAGAGAAGGTTGGGAAGGAAAACATTATAATCGTAGCCACTCCGAGAAAAGTAAGAGAGTTGAAAAAATTGAGAATTGATTTAGAAAATGCTCAAAAATTCAGGGGATATTATAAAGTACTAGTTGGGTATGGAAAATATAAATTGATGAGGGTAGAGTAA
- a CDS encoding tRNA (N(6)-L-threonylcarbamoyladenosine(37)-C(2))-methylthiotransferase, translating into MKVYLEAYGCSQNIAETNMLGQAMGEIVSRPEEADVILIGTCVVIEHTENRMLRRIEELKRYGKKIVVYGCLPSARKELLDIDVVPIATWEFEMAGEILNLDRSPMDEVFIWDAVATIPIANGCLGQCTYCITRLARGRVKSRSKEWILRLVKKALEQRAVEIRISAQDTAAYGRDIGTELAELINSITAIPGKFYLRVGMMEPRETLRILPELIDAYSNPKVYKFLHLPVQSGDNEILHRMNRGYKVEDFIKIVRNFRQRFPEMTLSTDIIVGFPGENDESFENTMKLIKEIKPEILNITRFSPRPKTPAYKWKRPSTNKVKEWSQKLAALHMENMHKRFESMLGKEFKVIVPSRGKRGKYLARSQNYEPVVLDNAVIGREYIIRITHYEKSHLVGKILENEA; encoded by the coding sequence GTGAAGGTCTATCTTGAAGCCTACGGCTGCTCTCAGAATATTGCAGAGACGAATATGCTAGGCCAGGCGATGGGAGAAATTGTGAGCAGGCCTGAAGAAGCAGATGTGATTCTCATAGGCACCTGCGTGGTCATAGAGCACACTGAGAACAGAATGCTCAGAAGAATAGAAGAATTGAAACGATATGGAAAAAAGATTGTAGTTTACGGGTGCTTGCCCTCGGCTCGCAAAGAATTATTGGATATAGATGTTGTGCCCATTGCAACATGGGAATTTGAGATGGCTGGAGAGATTCTAAATTTGGATAGGTCTCCTATGGATGAGGTTTTTATATGGGATGCGGTAGCAACAATACCCATAGCAAATGGATGCCTAGGACAGTGCACATATTGCATTACACGCCTTGCAAGAGGAAGAGTAAAGAGCAGGAGCAAAGAGTGGATTTTAAGATTGGTTAAGAAGGCATTGGAGCAAAGAGCTGTAGAAATTCGCATAAGCGCTCAAGACACAGCTGCCTATGGGAGAGATATTGGCACCGAGCTTGCAGAGCTGATTAATTCCATTACCGCTATCCCTGGTAAATTTTACCTCCGTGTGGGGATGATGGAGCCAAGAGAGACATTGCGCATTCTCCCAGAGCTTATTGATGCTTATTCAAATCCTAAAGTTTACAAATTCCTTCATTTGCCTGTGCAGAGTGGAGATAATGAAATTTTGCATAGGATGAATCGCGGATATAAGGTGGAAGATTTTATTAAAATTGTTAGGAATTTCCGTCAAAGATTTCCCGAGATGACTCTGTCCACTGATATAATTGTTGGATTTCCTGGAGAGAATGATGAGAGCTTTGAAAATACGATGAAATTGATAAAAGAAATTAAACCTGAGATTCTCAATATAACCAGATTCTCCCCAAGGCCCAAAACTCCTGCTTATAAATGGAAAAGGCCAAGCACGAATAAAGTTAAAGAATGGTCTCAGAAATTAGCTGCACTGCATATGGAAAATATGCATAAAAGGTTTGAGAGTATGCTTGGAAAGGAATTTAAGGTTATAGTTCCATCTAGGGGAAAGAGGGGCAAATACCTTGCAAGAAGCCAAAATTATGAACCTGTGGTGCTGGATAATGCGGTGATTGGCAGAGAGTATATAATTCGGATAACTCACTACGAGAAAAGCCATCTGGTGGGAAAAATATTGGAAAATGAAGCATAA
- the map gene encoding type II methionyl aminopeptidase yields MDLKKYLEAGKIGKEAREYGKELIKEGASYYEVAEKVEKYIRDSGAKPSFPVNLSVNNIAAHYSPIKGDNKYFKKGDLVKLDLGAHVDGYISDTAVTVEVGTNKWEELIDASAEALNNAIKAIRPGILVSQIGEVVEETIRFHGFVPIKNLTGHELDVYVLHKGLSIPNYNDGSRAKLLPGMAFAIEPFATNGRGYVTNGLGGNIYMFRKTKKLKEPYASMFEEFKTLPFAARWCEKYDNYEGILKKGSLLGVLYHFPILKERKKAMVAQTEHTIVLTDDEVIVTTR; encoded by the coding sequence ATGGATTTAAAAAAGTATCTTGAAGCGGGAAAAATAGGAAAGGAGGCCCGCGAGTACGGGAAAGAATTAATTAAAGAGGGTGCATCATATTATGAGGTTGCAGAAAAGGTTGAAAAATACATAAGGGATTCTGGTGCAAAACCCTCATTTCCTGTGAATCTATCAGTTAATAATATTGCTGCCCATTACTCGCCTATAAAGGGAGATAATAAGTATTTTAAAAAGGGAGACCTTGTTAAACTAGACCTTGGTGCCCATGTGGATGGCTATATCTCCGATACCGCAGTAACCGTGGAGGTGGGCACAAATAAATGGGAAGAATTAATAGATGCATCCGCTGAAGCTCTGAATAATGCGATAAAGGCCATAAGACCGGGTATACTCGTTTCTCAAATTGGAGAGGTTGTAGAAGAGACCATAAGGTTCCACGGCTTCGTACCCATAAAAAACCTAACTGGCCATGAGCTTGATGTCTATGTTCTTCACAAAGGCCTCAGTATACCAAACTACAATGATGGCTCTCGTGCAAAGCTCTTGCCAGGCATGGCTTTTGCCATAGAGCCCTTTGCCACAAACGGAAGAGGATATGTAACCAACGGTCTTGGAGGAAACATATACATGTTCAGAAAGACAAAAAAATTAAAAGAGCCATATGCAAGTATGTTTGAAGAATTTAAAACTCTACCTTTCGCTGCAAGATGGTGCGAGAAATACGATAACTATGAAGGCATTTTAAAGAAGGGCTCGCTCCTTGGAGTACTCTACCATTTTCCAATATTAAAAGAGAGAAAGAAAGCAATGGTGGCCCAGACAGAGCATACAATCGTGCTAACAGACGATGAGGTTATTGTGACTACGAGATAA
- a CDS encoding 50S ribosomal protein L21e: MKMSHGPRARSRKKMRKKVRERGMAPIRRYLAKFEIGEKASIVIDPSVHHGFPHHRFHGYTGEIVGMQGRAYKVRIRDGGKYKTLIVHPVHLRKVK, from the coding sequence ATGAAGATGTCACATGGTCCAAGGGCAAGGTCGAGAAAGAAGATGAGGAAGAAGGTTAGGGAGAGAGGTATGGCTCCCATACGCAGATACCTTGCTAAATTTGAGATTGGTGAGAAAGCTTCCATAGTTATAGATCCTTCCGTACACCATGGTTTCCCACATCACCGTTTTCATGGCTATACTGGGGAGATTGTGGGTATGCAGGGTCGTGCTTACAAAGTTAGGATTAGAGATGGGGGAAAATACAAGACATTAATCGTGCATCCTGTACATCTTAGGAAGGTGAAGTAA
- a CDS encoding L-threonylcarbamoyladenylate synthase, which yields MILPCRKESVDKIAEYAKNEPVVMPTDTLYGLCMSIDGDINKIYKIKGRSIEKKIPVGVANIEMMGKIAEITPEAEKLIRAFMPGPLTLVLRNKGVKWLGDTVAVRIPAHTLTIYLMEKIGPITLTSANISGEKAPSVIEDTMKLDVKYRLDCGRLMGKPSTIIRLVDGVELIREGAIPMASIMRILEE from the coding sequence GTGATTCTCCCGTGCAGAAAAGAGAGTGTGGATAAAATAGCAGAATACGCAAAAAATGAGCCAGTTGTGATGCCCACAGATACTCTTTACGGACTATGCATGAGCATTGATGGAGACATAAATAAGATTTACAAGATTAAGGGAAGGAGCATAGAGAAAAAAATTCCCGTGGGTGTTGCAAATATTGAGATGATGGGTAAGATTGCAGAAATTACTCCAGAGGCAGAGAAATTGATAAGAGCATTTATGCCTGGACCTTTAACTCTCGTGCTAAGGAACAAGGGAGTAAAATGGCTCGGAGATACCGTCGCAGTAAGAATTCCAGCTCATACCCTAACCATATATTTAATGGAGAAAATAGGTCCTATAACGCTTACGAGTGCAAACATAAGCGGGGAAAAAGCACCAAGCGTAATAGAGGACACAATGAAACTGGATGTGAAATATCGCCTAGATTGTGGAAGATTGATGGGAAAGCCATCTACAATAATAAGGCTCGTGGATGGAGTAGAATTGATAAGGGAAGGTGCCATACCTATGGCATCAATAATGAGAATTCTGGAGGAATGA
- a CDS encoding glycosyltransferase family 2 protein, which produces MRAKNVILFLTPALLSILIIYLVGLRTPAVIFGYFVILDVVISLFFSALFLFYWKKGKKYDEFLKNYLENIPEVKGKVAVVIPVYNEEPWRVVQTAIAAKMAAPTAVFVLDDSTDEKIREELDKYAREYGFQIFRRDKREGFKAGAINAWLEKYGDEYDFLTILDADQRPFPSFFKYTLGFFKDEKVAFVQVPQYYSRVNSMVSLSAYIQLIPFLRTIMRARHMNGSAFSLGSGTIYRIKALKEIGGLYEKTVTEDIYTSLLLHERGYKSQYLDLPLVWHGEAPENIRAYWIQQNRWAYGGFQILKKLLNAKMSFVQILDYLNGVFYWTHVGILSLVDILAPILFLIFGIYFIGIHPLLYLGAYGSIFTLSLMFYITSMRKYGYGLREYIYHQGIQFIALYPSMLAFFQWLFGRKKSFSVTPKNKERGDKRYAWYFLSVIIILLFSVVYSSFKVFYTHSLLYPVLINIFWAMWWVVISSSALYISLSPKVKEKDKKRIKQSYKGLERPVVNMLYCGIRFEKLLGEYYKELSKKYGEYSKTLSKIANDSFKHAYIYSKLLKNAEGRFKIKANKRCVGMKEYLSSIEEKVRKGCDGKELKDCLMPQEEIYMYVYSSLVLETCIYISKELYKEVEEIMHDELEHDKLVREMAS; this is translated from the coding sequence ATGAGAGCTAAGAATGTAATTCTCTTTCTAACCCCTGCGCTACTTAGCATCTTAATCATTTACTTAGTGGGATTGAGAACTCCTGCTGTGATATTCGGATATTTTGTTATATTGGATGTAGTTATTTCCCTCTTCTTCTCGGCTCTCTTTCTTTTTTACTGGAAAAAAGGGAAAAAGTATGATGAGTTCTTAAAGAATTACCTTGAAAATATACCAGAAGTTAAGGGTAAAGTGGCTGTGGTAATTCCAGTGTACAACGAAGAGCCTTGGAGAGTTGTTCAAACAGCAATTGCTGCAAAGATGGCAGCTCCTACAGCAGTGTTCGTGTTGGATGATTCTACAGATGAGAAAATAAGGGAAGAATTGGATAAATATGCGAGAGAGTATGGATTTCAGATATTTAGAAGGGATAAGAGAGAGGGATTCAAGGCAGGAGCGATTAATGCATGGCTTGAGAAATATGGAGATGAATATGATTTTCTCACAATATTGGATGCTGATCAAAGACCCTTTCCCTCATTTTTTAAATATACCTTGGGCTTTTTTAAAGATGAAAAAGTTGCATTTGTGCAAGTGCCCCAATATTATTCAAGAGTGAATTCTATGGTTTCATTATCTGCGTATATTCAACTCATACCATTCTTGCGCACAATTATGAGGGCTAGGCATATGAACGGGAGTGCATTTAGTTTGGGAAGTGGAACGATATACAGGATAAAAGCTTTGAAGGAGATTGGAGGATTGTATGAGAAGACAGTTACGGAGGATATTTACACTTCACTTCTCTTGCATGAGCGTGGCTATAAGAGCCAATACCTTGATTTGCCGCTTGTGTGGCATGGTGAAGCGCCCGAAAATATAAGAGCGTACTGGATTCAGCAAAACAGATGGGCATATGGCGGATTTCAAATCCTAAAAAAATTGCTAAATGCCAAGATGTCATTTGTTCAAATACTTGATTACTTAAATGGCGTGTTTTACTGGACACATGTGGGAATATTGAGTTTAGTGGATATCCTAGCTCCAATTCTCTTTCTAATCTTTGGGATATATTTTATCGGAATTCATCCTTTATTGTATTTGGGGGCCTACGGTTCTATATTTACCCTGTCTCTGATGTTTTACATAACCTCTATGAGAAAGTATGGGTATGGGCTTAGAGAGTACATTTATCATCAAGGTATCCAGTTTATAGCGCTTTATCCATCTATGCTCGCATTTTTCCAATGGTTATTTGGTAGAAAGAAATCATTTAGTGTCACCCCTAAAAATAAAGAGAGGGGGGATAAAAGGTATGCTTGGTACTTCTTATCCGTTATCATAATCCTTCTCTTCTCTGTGGTTTATAGTTCTTTCAAAGTTTTTTACACTCATTCTCTCCTTTATCCAGTTCTAATTAACATATTTTGGGCTATGTGGTGGGTAGTTATATCTTCATCTGCCCTTTATATTTCTCTGTCTCCTAAGGTTAAAGAAAAAGATAAGAAAAGGATAAAGCAAAGTTATAAGGGATTGGAAAGACCAGTAGTAAATATGCTATACTGCGGTATAAGATTTGAAAAGCTTCTTGGAGAGTACTACAAGGAACTCAGTAAAAAATATGGAGAATATTCTAAAACTCTATCAAAGATCGCTAATGATTCTTTCAAGCACGCTTATATCTATTCAAAGCTCCTTAAAAATGCAGAAGGGAGATTTAAAATTAAGGCTAACAAAAGATGTGTTGGGATGAAAGAGTACCTTAGCTCCATAGAAGAAAAGGTGAGAAAAGGATGTGATGGAAAGGAATTAAAAGATTGCCTAATGCCACAAGAAGAAATCTATATGTATGTTTACTCTAGCTTAGTTTTAGAAACTTGCATATATATCTCGAAAGAGCTGTACAAAGAGGTGGAAGAAATAATGCATGACGAGCTTGAGCACGATAAATTGGTTAGGGAAATGGCTTCTTAA
- a CDS encoding DUF655 domain-containing protein: MEDYAYILDYLPQGRAEEKSFRRTPLAIAVGDNEFKLFELIPKPNVSIVIGERVYIGKDLNKREKIEHVKRRIAYDELTHAAKSELPYVLEDIVKNREEFFIKFFNEAHPITTRLHMLELLPGLGKKTMWAILEERKKGPFKDFEDLRNRVKLTHHPVKLIVNRILYELQHRHEKYKIFVAR; encoded by the coding sequence TTGGAAGATTATGCATATATTTTGGATTATTTACCACAGGGTAGGGCTGAAGAAAAAAGTTTTAGGAGAACTCCACTAGCCATAGCTGTGGGAGATAATGAATTTAAACTTTTTGAACTAATACCCAAGCCAAATGTCTCTATTGTAATTGGAGAGAGAGTCTACATAGGAAAAGATTTGAACAAAAGGGAGAAGATTGAGCATGTGAAAAGGAGAATCGCATATGATGAACTCACACACGCAGCAAAGAGCGAACTTCCCTATGTTTTAGAGGATATAGTGAAAAATCGAGAAGAGTTCTTTATCAAATTCTTCAACGAAGCACATCCAATAACTACTCGCTTACATATGCTTGAGCTTCTTCCAGGATTGGGCAAGAAAACAATGTGGGCTATACTCGAAGAGCGAAAAAAAGGTCCTTTTAAGGATTTTGAGGATCTGCGCAATAGAGTAAAACTTACTCATCATCCTGTTAAACTCATTGTGAACCGCATTCTCTACGAGCTCCAACACAGGCACGAGAAGTACAAGATATTCGTGGCAAGATAA